In Brevinematales bacterium, the sequence TATACCTACAATCTCGCCTCTTCAATATCAACATCAAGGTACTTTACCATTATACACTCTTCGGCAGATATGTAGGTATTCTGACTACCACATTTTTCACAAATGTAGTTATGCTCATCAGCGTAAAATATATTGCCACAATCGTTACAAACTATAGGAACTTGTATAAATTCAATATCAATCTCCATATCTTCCGCAATAGTATTTTGTGCATAATTTTTAAGATGAAACTTAAACGATTCTATACTTATGTCTTCTGCATCATGTATAACTATACTAGCTTTTAAAACTTTCGATGAATTATGTTTCTTAGCCTCATTCAGTATTAGATCCAAAGTATCTTTAGCAAGCAAAGACTCGTGCATACAATACCTCCCCCTAACATATTCTAGGTAGCTGCTCGCCACTCATCATATCAAGTAGGCGATTACTACCTATTATAGACTTCATAACAACCA encodes:
- a CDS encoding hydrogenase maturation nickel metallochaperone HypA — encoded protein: MHESLLAKDTLDLILNEAKKHNSSKVLKASIVIHDAEDISIESFKFHLKNYAQNTIAEDMEIDIEFIQVPIVCNDCGNIFYADEHNYICEKCGSQNTYISAEECIMVKYLDVDIEEARL